One window of the Pelobates fuscus isolate aPelFus1 chromosome 12, aPelFus1.pri, whole genome shotgun sequence genome contains the following:
- the LOC134578595 gene encoding transcription elongation factor B polypeptide 3-like, whose translation MDINTVELELKDTCQELSTSLEGYGKLQRFLKGGEYYMFKHSTMFECTFVQVLENGCGVSISCPTPVLILAIASIDPTLPAEVLFIAELLVNEDPICAKLEPMKLTRLYPLRLVSITVIDAESGRLKITFVTGSSFYLEPYDNESREAVQFKTFLIDWLKTKQKKHLEETSIISFQNKVNENEQDENRLNTENVNSYDNGELNRGGSLESGKDLNREKKSKLGAVKNVFTSKRAEKNKASNEIKEEISGISFQNKAKETEEEVNNRLEENTENINSYDNGQLNRGSSLEMAQDLNKEKKSKFHLIKNVFTSKRLEKSRASNEIKGTKLVKKTSQSKSSLKE comes from the exons ATGGACATAAATACAGTTGAACTTGAGCTGAAGGACACATGTCAAGAATTATCCACATCATTGGAAGGCTATGGAAAACTACAGAGATTCCTTAAGGGAGGAGAATATTACATGTTTAAGCATTCCACAATGTTTGAGTGCACATTTGTGCAG GTCTTGGAAAATGGTTGTGGTGTAAGCATTTCATGCCCTACACCTGTACTCATCCTGGCTATTGCTTCTATTGATCCAACTCTCCCAGCTGAAGTTCTTTTCATAGCAGAACTATTAGTTAATGAAGATCCGATTTGTGCAAAACTTGAACCTATGAAGTTGACTAG GTTATATCCGTTAAGACTGGTTAGCATTACGGTAATCGATGCAGAAAGTGGAAGGCTAAAGATAACTTTTGTTACCGGGTCATCATTTTACTTGGAGCCGTATGATAACGAGAGCAGAGAGGCTGTGCAATTTAAGACCTTCCTCATAGACTGGCTGAAGACCAAGCAGAAAAAACATTTG GAGGAAACATCTATAATTAGTTTTCAGAATAAAGTGAATGAGAACGAACAGGACGAAAACAG ACTTAATACAGAAAATGTGAATTCATATGACAATGGAGAACTAAATCGAGGAGGAAGTTTGGAATCGGGCAAAGACTTAAATAGAG AAAAGAAATCTAAGCTTGGCGCGGTCAAGAATGTTTTTACCAGCAAACGGGCAGAGAAGAACAAGGCTTCGAATGAAATAAAA GAGGAAATATCTGGAATTAGTTTTCAGAATAAAGCAAAAGAGACAGAAGAGGAAGTGAACAACAG ACTAGAAGAGAATACAGAAAATATCAATTCATATGACAATGGGCAACTAAATCGAGGAAGTAGTCTTGAAATGGCCCAAGATTTAAATAAAG AAAAGAAATCTAAGTTTCACTTGATCAAGAATGTTTTCACCAGCAAACGGCTAGAGAAGAGCAGGGCTTCAAATGAAATCAAAGGAACCAAATTGGTTAAGAAGACTTCTCAATCCAAGtcatctttaaaggaataa